In the Ursus arctos isolate Adak ecotype North America unplaced genomic scaffold, UrsArc2.0 scaffold_5, whole genome shotgun sequence genome, one interval contains:
- the ARL14EPL gene encoding ARL14 effector protein-like yields MNEKSDKNSSAHEGHTGQSSPEKNCQIGQKQLQQIERQLKCLAFQNPGPQVADFNPETRQQKKKARMSKMNEYFSVKYKVRKKYDKSGRLLCNDADLCDCLEKNCLGCFYPCPKCNSNKCGPECRCNRRWVYDAIVTESGEVVSSLPYSVPD; encoded by the exons atgaatgaaaaatcagacaaaaacagTTCCGCTCACGAGGGACACACAGGGCAAAGTTCTCCTGAGAAAAACTGTCAGATTGGACAGAAGCAACTG CAACAGATAGAGCGGCAGTTAAAATGCTTGGCGTTTCAAAACCCTGGACCACAGGTAGCTGACTTTAATCCCGAAACAaggcagcagaaaaagaaagctcGGATGTCAAAGATGAATgagtatttttctgtaaaatacaa AGTTAGGAAGAAGTACGACAAGAGTGGCAGGCTGCTCTGTAATGACGCTGATCTGTGTGACTGCCTGGAGAAAAACTGTCTGGGCTGCTTCTACCCTTGCCCCAAGTGCAACTCCAACAAGTGTGGCCCCGAGTGCCGCTGCAACCGACGCTGGGTCTACGATGCCATTGTCACCGAATCCGGGGAGGTCGTCAGCTCGCTGCCCTATTCCGTGCCTGACTAG